From a single Sorghum bicolor cultivar BTx623 chromosome 5, Sorghum_bicolor_NCBIv3, whole genome shotgun sequence genomic region:
- the LOC8064779 gene encoding uncharacterized protein LOC8064779 codes for MEGGNLMQKFLPFLLLFCLCNSGNAQNCKLTDLTVTQTAVPSSVKAGYMNYTVAVENQCICTQTNVKLSCRGFSSSMGVDPDVLSVDSDGQCCTLKSGSPIGMGPSYAVKFSYYSISQISLRPVSSTISCS; via the exons ATGGAGGGTGGTAATCTGATGCAAAAATTCTTGCCATTCCTGCTACTGTTCTGCCTTTGCAATTCAG GAAATGCACAGAACTGCAAGCTGACAGACCTCACCGTCACTCAGACCGCAGTGCCGTCGAGCGTCAAAGCAGGCTACATGAATTACACGGTAGCTGTGGAGAACCAGTGCATCTGCACGCAGACAAACGTCAAGCTGTCCTGCCGCGGATTCAGCTCCTCCATGGGTGTCGACCCGGACGTGCTCAGCGTGGACAGCGACGGCCAGTGCTGTACTCTCAAAAGCGGCAGCCCCATCGGCATGGGTCCCAGCTATGCCGTCAAGTTCTCCTACTATTCGATATCCCAGATCAGCTTGCGGCCCGTGTCATCCACAATCTCCTGCTCCTAG
- the LOC110435965 gene encoding uncharacterized protein LOC110435965: protein MERGSGKPPFFDGTNSPYWKIRMSAHLQGIDWLVWKICEDATFVVLEPCARTTQDQKDRHNANSRARSVLFSSLSLPEFERVSDCATAREIWVRLQSYHEGTAHVKTRLYETYKREYENFTQLDGESIDAMFSCFQTIINKMRANKAQLPYDDHERALKLLYALDRKVWDVKVSAVIESSNYDTITVDELFSKLKSTEIDYQTQAKLKNPSASTMALVSGNSSSSSANPSQMSFALSSLVSVSEEQLETLGDDELALIISWFSRFHNNRLNRRRGGDQKVGCYNCGDLDHFVAHCPKKNKHFSDKYDSGKRKDKRDYTSKKYKSKKGFDKEALKKMYRKKAKAQERAFLASLSDLDNDSGDDRSSSPSSDDESERKMEEKLTGLCFVADSTHEGFCTMAID, encoded by the coding sequence ATGGAGCGTGGTTCCGGAAAACCACCGTTTTTCGATGGGACAAATTCTCCTTATTGGAAGATTCGCATGTCTGCACATCTTCAGGGGATTGATTGGCTAGTTTGGAAAATTTGCGAGGATGCTACTTTCGTTGTGCTTGAACCCTGTGCTCGAACCACGCAAGATCAAAAAGATCGGCACAACGCAAATAGCAGAGCAAGATCTGTTCTTTTCTCGAGTCTTTCGCTTCCTGAGTTCGAGCGTGTCTCTGATTGTGCTACTGCTCGAGAGATCTGGGTGAGGCTTCAGAGCTATCACGAGGGTACAGCCCATGTCAAAACCAGACTCTATGAGACGTACAAAAGAGAGTACGAGAACTTCACTCAGCTTGATGGCGAGTCCATCGATGCCATGTTTTCTTGTTTTCAGACGATCATTAACAAGATGCGAGCAAACAAGGCACAACTACCTTATGACGATCATGAGAGGGCTCTCAAGCTTCTATATGCCCTAGATCGGAAGGTATGGGATGTGAAGGTGTCCGCCGTCATCGAGTCTTCGAACTACGACACCATCACTGTGGACGAGCTGTTCAGCAAGCTCAAGTCCACCGAGATCGACTACCAGACtcaagccaagctcaagaatccCTCTGCATCGACTATGGCTTTAGTCTCAGGTAACAGTTCAAGTTCTTCAGCTAACCCTTCACAGATGTCGTTTGCCTTGTCTTCTTTGGTGTCTGTTTCAGAGGAGCAGTTGGAGACCCTTGGGGATGACGAGCTGGCGTTGATCATCAGCTGGTTCTCGCGGTTCCACAACAACCGCTTGAACCGCCGCCGGGGCGGTGATCAAAAGGTGGGCTGCTACAACTGTGGAGATCTCGACCACTTCGTCGCCCACtgccccaagaagaacaagcacTTCTCCGACAAGTACGACTCCGGCAAGCGCAAGGACAAACGCGactacacctccaagaagtacAAGTCAAAGAAGGGCTTCGACAAGGAGGCGCTCAAGAAGATGTACCGCAAGAAAGCCAAGGCGCAAGAGCGTGCCTTCCTTGCTTCCCTCAGCGACCTCGACAACGACTCCGGCGATGACCGCTCCTCTTCTCCCTCGAGTGACGATGAGTCCgagaggaagatggaggagaAGCTGACTGGTCTTTGCTTCGTCGCCGACTCCACTCACGAAGGCTTCTGCACCATGGCGATTGATTAA